The following proteins are encoded in a genomic region of Neurospora crassa OR74A linkage group VI, whole genome shotgun sequence:
- a CDS encoding glutaminase A, with translation MVLLAMWYPKIAAIAAAVCCGMATVHASTYKPARPPAVPMAVRTPYLNSWLQCEPECLLPDNWPRHWTTQILGWQGLVAVDGKVFNWMGKAFQNPVVKQVSLEYTSTKSIFVFDVDGKINLTVTFLSPVFADDLSRQSQQFSYISAKAKSADGETHNVRLYMDVSGEWASGDLSQKITWAHDKTNKLDYHTFERTEQVEYGENGEIAAWGRWYFTTGSDSGLSWQIGSDQLVRSQFASNQTLTNTVDNTFRAVQENWPVFGFSHDLGNVGSSDIERLFTLGLIQDNVIHFAGINKTLDAVPGLWQSYFNHDDQLAIDAFYDDYQYATSHSSELDNRIQQDSVKVGGQNYATITTLSVRQSFGALQFGGTPSKPYIFLKEISSNSDIQTVDVIFPAYPILLYLNATLARYLLDPLFENQQSGAYPNKWAEHDLGTFPVAKGYPSGNDEPMPLEECGNMVIMTLAYAERTGDSSYLEKHYSILSRWAEFLVEDSLIPSNQLSTDDFAGTLANQTNLAIKGIIGLKAMSRIANLTSNSDNWGAIADEYLAQWKVLAINNETDLPHTTLSYGDKKSYGLLYNIYADKLLDLNFVDQSIFDMQSRFYQSIAMKYAVPLDTRHTWTKSDWMMFAAAVASPDTKALLIDKLANWIGNTTTNRAMTDLYDAETGGYPQDGPTFVARPVVGGTFALLALPS, from the exons ATGGTCCTCCTCGCAATGTGGTATCCGAAGATTGCGGCCATCGCGGCTGCAGTGTGTTGCGGAATGGCTACTGTGCATGCCTCAACTTATAAACCTGCGAGGCCCCCAGCGGTACCGATGGCAGTGCGGACACCATATCTGAACTCGTGGCTACAATGTGAGCCTGAGTGCTTGCTTCCGGATAATTGGCCACGACACTGGAC TACACAGATTCTGGGGTGGCAGGGCCTGGTCGCAGTCGATGGCAAGGTGTTCAACTGGATGGGAAAGGCCTTTCAGAATCCGGTCGTCAAGCAAGTGTCCTTGGAGTATACGTCAACAAAGAGCATATTCGTCTTTGACGTGGACGGCAAGATCAACCTTACTGTCACCTTTTTATCTCCGGTGTTTGCAGATGATCTTTCCAGGCAATCGCAGCAGTTTTCGTACATATCTGCAAAGGCCAAATCTGCCGACGGAGAGACTCATAATGTCCGGCTATATATGGATGTTTCTGGAG AATGGGCAAGCGGCGATCTTTCCCAGAAGATCACTTGGGCTCATGACAAAACCAACAAGCTGGATTACCATACATTCGAACGGACCGAGCAAGTCGAGTACGGCGAGAATGGCGAGATCGCAGCTTGGGGAAGATGGTACTTTACTACTGGTTCCGACAGTGGC CTGAGTTGGCAAATAGGCTCTGACCAACTCGTACGAAGTCAGTTTGCAAGCAACCAAACTCTGACCAATACCGTAGATAACACTTTCAGAGCTGTTCAGGAAAACTG GCCGGTATTTGGATTCTCCCACGACCTTGGCAACGTTGGGAGTAGTGATATAGAACGGCTTTTCACGTTGGGCTTGATTCAAGACAATGTCATCCACTTCGCAGGCATCAACAAAACCCTCGATGCCGTCCCTGGACTGTGGCAGTCCTACTTCAATCACGATGACCAACTGGCCATTGACGCCTTTTACGACGATTACCAGTATGCAACTAGTCACAGCAGTGAACTAGATAACAGGATTCAGCAGGACTCGGTCAAAGTCGGCGGCCAAAATTACGCGACTATCACGACGCTTTCAGTTCGCCAAAGCTTTGGGGCACTTCAGTTCGGCGGTACGCCCTCAAAGCCCTACATCTTCTTGAAAGAAATCAGCTCCAACAGCGACATCCAAACGGTTGATGTCATATTTCCGGCATACCCTATTTTGCTTTACCTGAATGCGACACTCGCAAGGTACCTGCTTGATCCCTTGTTCGAGAACCAGCAGAGCGGAGCGTACCCGAACAAATGGGCCGAGCACGACCTGGGAACTTTTCCTGTTGCGAAAGGCTATCCATCGGGCAATGACGAGCCAATGCCGCTGGAGGAGTGCGGAAACATGGTCATCATGACGCTGGCCTACGCCGAGCGCACGGGCGACAGCAGCTATCTCGAGAAACACTACTCGATACTCTCGCGATGGGCAGAGTTCCTGGTCGAGGACTCATTAATCCCGTCCAACCAGCTCAGCACGGACGATTTTGCCGGTACCTTGGC AAATCAAACAAACTTGGCCATTAAAGGCATCATAGGCCTCAAGGCCATGAGTAGAATTGCCAATTTAACTTCCAACAGCGATAACTGGGGTGCGATCGCAGATGAGTACTTGGCGCAATGGAAGGTTCTAGCCATCAACAATGAGACCGACCTCCCGCACACGACTTTGAGCTATGGTGACAAGAAGAGCTATG GTCTTCTCTACAACATATACGCAGATAAGCTCTTGGACCTCAACTTTGTCGACCAGTCGATTTTCGACATGCAGTCTAGATTCTACCAAAGCATTGCGATGAAATACGCCGTCCCGCTTGATACACGCCACACCTGGACCAAGTCAGACTGGATGATGTTTGCGGCGGCAGTTGCCAGCCCAGACACCAAGGCACTGCTAATCGACAAGCTCGCAAATTGGATCGGCAACACGACAACGAATCGAGCCATGACAGATCTGTATGATGCGGAGACAGGTGGGTATCCGCAGGACGGACCGACGTTTGTGGCCAGGCCTGTCGTAGGCGGGACATTTGCGTTGTTGGCACTGCCTTCCTGA
- the tca-5 gene encoding tricarboxylic acid-5 protein encodes MSPVTANLIRSSLRQASVYSRLNIATAPAFTRPAAPSLFVSNNRFRTMASEAFQKIKVKNPVVELDGDEMTRIIWQDIKEKFIYPFLDIDLKYYDLGLEYRDQTNDQVTIDAAEAIKKYSVGVKCATITPDESRVEEFKLKQMWLSPNGTIRNALGGTVFREPIVIPRVPRLVPGWKKPIIIGRHAFGDQYRAKDLVAPGPGKLQMVYTPEGGEPQVIDVFDYKNGGGVAQTQYNTDESIEGFAHASFKLALDKGLPLYMSTKNTILKKYDGRFKDIFQQIYDTQYKEAFEAKKIWYEHRLIDDMVAQMIKSSGGYIMALKNYDGDVQSDIVAQGFGSLGLMTSVLITPDGKTFESEAAHGTVTRHYREHQKGNQTSTNPIASIFAWTRGLVQRGKLDNTPELIAFAEALEKACIDTVDIDGIMTKDLALACGKTGREDWVTTSEYMAAVERRLKSTLKEKL; translated from the exons ATGTCGCCCGTCACCGCAAACCTCATCCGCTCCTCCCTCCGTCAGGCTTCTGTCTACTCCCGTCTCAACATCGCCACTGCTCCTGCCTTTACTCGCCCTGCTGCCCCTTCCCTCTTCGTCTCCAATAACAGATTCCGCACAATGGCTTCCGAGGCTTTCCAGAAGATCAAGGTCAAGAACCCCGTCGTCGAGCTCGATGGCGATGAGATGACCCGCATCATCTGGCAGGACATCAAGGAGAAGTTCATCTACCCCTTCCTTGACATCGACCTCAAGTACTATGACTTGGGTCTCGAGTACCGTGACCAGACCAACGACCAGGTCACTATTGATGCCgccgaggccatcaagaagtACTCCGTCGGTGTTAAGTGTGCTACCATCACTCCCGATGAGTCTCGTGTAGAGGAGTTCAAGCTCAAGCAGA TGTGGCTGTCCCCCAACGGCACCATCCGCAATGCTCTCGGTGGCACTGTTTTCCGTGAGCCCATCGTCATTCCCCGCGTCCCTCGCCTGGTGCCCGGCTGGAAGAAGCCCATCATTATTGGCCGCCACGCCTTTGGTGACCAGTACCGCGCCAAGGACCTCGTCGCTCCCGGCCCCGGTAAGCTCCAGATGGTTTACACCCCTGAGGGTGGTGAGCCCCAGGTCATCGACGTCTTCGACTACAAGAACGGCGGCGGTGTTGCCCAGACCCAGTACAACACTGATGAGTCCATCGAGGGCTTCGCCCACGCTTCCTTCAAGCTCGCTCTTGACAAGGGTCTTCCCCTCTACATGAGCACCAAGAACACCATCCTCAAGAAGTACGATGGCCGCTTCAAGGATATCTTCCAACAGATCTACGATACCCAGTACAAGGAGGCTttcgaggccaagaagatctGGTACGAGCACCGTCTCATCGACGACATGGTCGCCCAGATGATCAAGAGCTCCGGTGGCTACATCATGGCCCTCAAGA ACTATGATGGTGATGTCCAGTCCGATATCGTTGCTCAGGGCTTCGGCTCCCTCGGTCTCATGACCTCCGTCCTCATCACCCCCGATGGTAAGACCTTCGAGTCCGAGGCTGCCCACGGTACCGTCACTCGCCACTACCGCGAGCACCAGAAGGGTAACCAGACCTCCACCAACCCCATCGCCTCCATCTTTGCCTGGACCCGTGGTCTTGTCCAGCGTGGCAAGCTCGACAACACTCCCGAGCTCATTGCTTTCGCTGAGGCTCTCGAGAAGGCCTGCATTGACACCGTCGATATCGATGGCATCATGACCAAGGATCTCGCGCTTGCCTGCGGCAAGACCGGCCGTGAGGATTGGGTCACCACCTCCGAGTACATGGCTGCCGTCGAGCGCCGCCTCAAGAGCACTCTCAAGGAGAAGCTCTAA
- a CDS encoding MYG1 protein, whose amino-acid sequence MFTRPLAFLRTMAENAAKRIKTDGGALTIGTHNGHFHADEALAVHMLRQHVPKYTGARLVRTRDPALLETCDIVVDVGGEYEPARDRYDHHQRTFTTTFPDHQTKLSSAGLVYMHFGKGIISRSLPDAPAEDNDKVGLIWNKLYDSFVEALDAHDNGISVYDSDALKAAGIEKRFSNGGFTLGAMVGRFNGNWNDTAPSDPVAAQAEEDGRFEQASQRIGEEFDRALDYYTKAWLPARDVVETAYKARKEYDAEGRILVLKGQSAPWKDHLYTLEEEEGERVQKVLYVLYPEKPTPDAKWRVQCVPETGDSFQSRKPLPEAWRGFRDEKLDEITQIQGGVFVHAAGFIGGNKTFDGALAMAKKALE is encoded by the coding sequence ATGTTCACTCGTCCACTAGCATTTCTCAGAACAATGGCCGAAAACGCAGCGAAGCGCATCAAGACCGATGGCGGTGCCCTGACCATCGGCACCCACAACGGCCACTTCCACGCCGACGAGGCTCTGGCCGTCCACATGCTTCGCCAGCATGTTCCCAAATACACCGGCGCCCGCCTGGTTCGCACCCGCGACCCTGCACTACTTGAGACCTGCGACATCGTCGTCGATGTTGGTGGCGAGTACGAGCCCGCCCGTGACCGCtacgaccaccaccagcgcaccttcaccaccaccttccccGACCACCAGACAAAGCTCAGCAGCGCCGGTCTCGTCTACATGCACTTTGGCAAGGGTATCATCTCGCGCAGCCTGCCCGACGCCCCTGCGGAGGACAACGACAAGGTTGGCTTGATCTGGAACAAGTTGTACGACAGCTTCGTCGAGGCCCTCGACGCTCACGACAACGGCATCAGCGTCTACGATTCCGATGCTCTCAAGGCTGCCGGCATCGAGAAGCGCTTCTCTAACGGCGGTTTCACCCTCGGTGCCATGGTCGGCCGCTTCAATGGCAACTGGAACGATACCGCCCCCTCGGACCCTGTGGCTGCCCaggcggaggaagatggCAGGTTCGAGCAGGCCAGTCAGCGTATCGGTGAGGAGTTCGACCGCGCTCTCGACTACTACACCAAGGCTTGGCTTCCGGCCAGGGATGTCGTCGAGACGGCCTACAAGGCCCGCAAAGAGTACGATGCAGAGGGTAGAATCCTTGTCTTGAAGGGTCAGTCGGCCCCTTGGAAGGATCATCTCTACACcctggaagaggaagagggagagcgTGTCCAGAAGGTTCTCTATGTCCTGTACCCCGAGAAGCCTACACCCGACGCCAAGTGGAGAGTGCAGTGCGTGCCGGAGACTGGCGACTCCTTCCAGAGCCGCAAGCCCCTGCCCGAGGCTTGGAGAGGCTTCCGCGATGAGAAGCTCGATGAGATCACGCAAATCCAGGGCGGCGTTTTCGTTCATGCGGCAGGTTTCATTGGAGGCAACAAGACCTTCGATGGTGCCTTGGCCATGGCGAAGAAGGCCTTGGAGTAG
- a CDS encoding cAMP-regulated phosphoprotein family protein Igo1, producing MNPHQAKKVDIQSLSPEEQRLFRLYGKLPSRSDHFAKHLKERKYFDSGDYAMSKAGKGDGVDTGSVGSQHPVPENIPHLTNPCGAINGASGLAQAHHIVHQHSNMGPQAGSPVKESSYFSRGLSAEEIDALNSNEHNAEARQQQEQAAADTISAAPADQQEPIPIRQ from the exons ATGAATCCCCACCAGGCAAAGAAGGTTGATATTCAG TCGCTCTCCCCCGAGGAACAACGCCTGTTCCGTCTGTACGGCAAGCTGCCCAGCCGCAGCGACCATTTCGCCAAGCATCTCAAGGAGCGCAAGTACTTTGATAGCGGCGACTATGCCATGAGCAAGGCTGGCAAGGGCGACGGTGTCGACACGGGCTCAGTAGGCAGCCAGCACCCCGTCCCCGAGAACATTCCCCATTTGACGAACCCTTGCGGTGCTATCAACGGTGCCAGCGGCCTGGCGCAAGCTCATCACATTGTTCATCAGCACAGCAACATGGGTCCTCAAGCCGGCAGCCCTGTCAAGGAAAGCAGTTACTTCAGCCGCGGGCTGAGCGCCGAGGAAATCGACGCTCTTAACAGCAACGAACACAATGCAGAGGCCAGACAACAGCAAGAGCAAGCCGCCGCAGACACCATCTCAGCTGCGCCTGCTGATCAGCAAGAGCCCATCCCTATCCGACAATAA